A stretch of Lathyrus oleraceus cultivar Zhongwan6 chromosome 6, CAAS_Psat_ZW6_1.0, whole genome shotgun sequence DNA encodes these proteins:
- the LOC127096868 gene encoding universal stress protein A-like protein: MAGITENGRRIMVAIDEGDESIYALTWSLKNLIFQNSKDHLILIYVKPPRVVYSAFDGTGYLFSSDVTATMEKYSQQVAESVLEKAKLLCNNVQNVETRIENGDPRDVICQAVQRLGVDILVMGSHGYGVIKRAFLGSVSNHCAQNVKCPVLIVKKPKSTDGEDN; the protein is encoded by the exons ATGGCTGGAATAACAGAAAACGGAAGAAGAATCATGGTAGCTATTGACGAAGGAGACGAGAGTATTTACGCTCTGACATGGAGTTTGAagaatttgatttttcaaaattcGAAAGATCATCTTATTCTCATCTACGTTAAGCCTCCTCGTGTCGTTTACTCAGCCTTCGACGGCACAG GATATCTTTTTTCGTCCGATGTAACGGCAACGATGGAGAAGTATAGCCAACAAGTTGCTGAATCAGTTTTGGAGAAAGCCAAGTTACTCTGTAACAACGTCCAAAAT GTGGAGACGAGGATAGAGAATGGTGACCCTCGCGACGTGATTTGCCAGGCGGTTCAGAGATTGGGGGTTGATATCTTGGTGATGGGAAGCCATGGATATGGTGTTATTAAGAG GGCTTTTCTGGGAAGTGTGAGCAACCACTGTGCACAGAATGTGAAGTGCCCTGTTTTGATTGTCAAGAAGCCAAAATCAACCGATGGAGAAGATAATTAA